One segment of Cynocephalus volans isolate mCynVol1 chromosome 8, mCynVol1.pri, whole genome shotgun sequence DNA contains the following:
- the MYCL gene encoding protein L-Myc, translated as MCVCAGCRAAGSRRGAGPLQGAGCGSEGADMDFDSYQHYFYDYDCGEDFYRSTAPSEDIWKKFELVPSPPTSPPWGSGPSAGDSAPGIGPPETWPGGGGGDETESRGHSKAWGRNYASIIRRDCMWSGFSARERLERAVSDRLAAGAPRGNPPKAPAAPDCTPSLEAGNPAPAAPCQLGEPKTQACSGSESPSDSEGEEIDVVTVEKRQSLGIRKPVTITVRADPLDPCMKHFHISIHQQQHNYAARFPPESCSQEGASERGPQEEALERDASEEKEDDEDEEIVSPLPIENEAPQSCHSKPVSSDTEDVTKRKNHNFLERKRRNDLRSRFLALRDQVPTLASCSKAPKVVILSKALEYLQALVGAEKRMATEKRQLRCRQQQLQKRIAYLSGY; from the exons atgtgcgtgtgtgctGGCTGCCGGGCAGCCGGGAGCCGGCGGGGAGCCGGTCCGCTCCAGGGGGCGGGCTGCGGGAGCGAG GGAGCGGACATGGACTTCGACTCGTACCAGCACTATTTCTATGACTATGACTGCGGGGAGGATTTCTACCGCTCCACGGCGCCCAGCGAGGACATCTGGAAGAAATTCGAGCTGGTGCCGTCGCCCCCCACGTCGCCGCCCTGGGGCTCCGGTCCCAGCGCCGGGGACTCAGCCCCTGGAATTGGTCCCCCGGAGACGTGGCCCGGAGGGGGCGGCGGGGACGAGACGGAATCTCGGGGCCACTCGAAAGCTTGGGGTAGGAACTACGCCTCCATCATCCGCCGTGACTGCATGTGGAGCGGCTTCTCGGCCCGGGAACGGCTGGAGAGAGCCGTGAGCGACCGGCTCGCCGCTGGCGCACCCCGGGGGAACCCGCCCAAGGCGCCTGCCGCCCCGGACTGCACTCCCAGCCTAGAAGCCGGCAACCCGGCCCCCGCCGCCCCCTGTCAGCTGGGCGAGCCCAAGACCCAGGCCTGCTCGGGGTCCGAGAGCCCAAGCGACTCGG AGGGTGAAGAAATCGATGTTGTGACAGTAGAGAAGAGACAGTCTCTGGGTATACGGAAGCCGGTCACCATCACAGTGCGAGCAGACCCTCTGGACCCTTGCATGAAACACTTCCACATCTCCATCCATCAGCAACAGCACAACTATGCTGCCCGTTTTCCTCCAGAAAGCTGCTCACAAGAAGGGGCTTCAGAGAGGGGTCCCCAAGAAGAGGCTCTGGAGAGAGATGCTTCAGAGGAAAAGGAAGATGATGAGGATGAAGAGATAGTGAGTCCCCTGCCTATAGAAAATGAGGCTCCCCAGTCCTGCCACTCTAAACCTGTCAGTTCTGATACTGAGGATGTGACCAAGAGGAAGAACCACAACTTCCTGGAACGCAAAAGGCGGAATGACCTCCGTTCGCGATTCTTGGCACTGAGGGACCAGGTACCCACCCTAGCCAGCTGCTCTAAGGCCCCCAAAGTTGTGATCCTAAGCAAGGCCTTGGAATACTTGCAAGCCCTGGTGGGGGCCGAGAAGAGGATGGCTACGGAGAAAAGGCAGCTCCGATGCCGGCAACAGCAACTGCAGAAAAGAATTGCGTACCTCAGTGGCTACTAA